AATATTTCTCCCGATAACTTATATGTGTTTGGTCATTCTCTCGGTGGCGCGATCGCGCTAGAATTAGCCAATCGCCAGCCAGAAATCCCAGGTTTAATCGTTGAGGGGTCTTTTACTTCTATCAAGGATATGGCGACCCATATTGGGCAATACAATTGGCTTCCCCTGAATTGGGTACTCACACAACGGTTTAACTCAAAAGAAAAGCTATCTTCTCTTGATATGCCCATTTTCTACATTCATGGCACTAATGATCCTGTCGTCCCCTATGAAATGAGCAAAGAACTTTATCAAGCCTCAAAAGGAGAAGCAGAACTCTGGCTAGTAGAAGGGGCTGGTCATCATGATATTGGGGAGATCATGGGAGGCACTTATGAGCAAAAAGTCTGGGACTTTGTCATGGAAAAAATCCTTCCTTGTCGCCCCAACCCTAACTGAAGCCCTTTCAGACTCGTTAAGATAGTGAGGTTAGAACGGGACTGACGGGGCTCGAACCCGCAACTTCTGCCGTGACAGGGCAGTGCTCTAACCAATTGAACTACAGTCCCTTAGAACGCGAATACTATAATAACCATTATTTAGGGTTTGTCAAATGCTAAACCAAAAATTCTTTAAAAGTCACTGTATTCAGAAAAGTTGACTTTAGAAAAAAGTATGATAGCCAAATCATAAGACAATAGCTAGCTCAATTGTTGCTCAGAAATTGTCCAGCTGGCACTGGTAATCATAGGCTCTAAACTTAAACGACTAATTACTTGTTCTAACAGCTTATCATTGCGATTTGGGTCGCTAACTCTGCTTCGACAACGACTTTTCCAGCTTCCTCTGCAATGTCCTCACTGCGTAAAGATCGCAGTTTCATGTCCCCCATACTGAGGGATTGTAATAACAAACTGCGGACTCGGGCTTCATCTTTTTCCCGACAAGTCAGGGAGCATTGATAGCAAAGTTCGATGTCTGTTCCGTCTAAAGGCTGTTGATTAATTTTATGACTAAAGTATCGCAGAACCGTATTCGACAATAAAACCGCGATCGCGCCCATAAAGGCTTCCGAGAGAAAACCTGCCCCTGATAACGCACCAACTGCCGCGGCACACCAAATCGTCGCCGCCGTATTTAAGCCACGAACAGTTAACCCTTCCCGTAAAATTACCCCACCTGCTAAGAAACCAATTCCCGAAACCACTTGTGCAGCAATTCGAGTCGGGCTAGCCTCTTCAGGGGTTAATACCGAGAGAATGACAAATAATGCTGCCCCAGTAGAAACCAAAGTATTCGTGCGTAATCCCGCCATTCTTTGTCGCCATTGACGCTCAAACCCCAAAGCAGAGCCTAATAAAAAAGCAACCACCAGCCGAATTGCAACCTCAAACCATACCATTTTCCTCGCTACCTCATATTGATAAATTAACGCAGGACAAACATTCTATCTGCCCCACGTTAAGTCATAATTAAATTAAAAGCCCAGTTACTATTTAACCAATGCCAAGAAATAGGTCAACTAAGCTAAAATAA
This window of the Euhalothece natronophila Z-M001 genome carries:
- a CDS encoding alpha/beta hydrolase yields the protein MAGGCPVSLVRPLFYSIYTVMGAMWEPIYLGRNVFIQWDFCISIDYRGYGKSEGRFPNEERVYEDAQAAWRYLVEEQNISPDNLYVFGHSLGGAIALELANRQPEIPGLIVEGSFTSIKDMATHIGQYNWLPLNWVLTQRFNSKEKLSSLDMPIFYIHGTNDPVVPYEMSKELYQASKGEAELWLVEGAGHHDIGEIMGGTYEQKVWDFVMEKILPCRPNPN